The following are encoded together in the Juglans microcarpa x Juglans regia isolate MS1-56 chromosome 2D, Jm3101_v1.0, whole genome shotgun sequence genome:
- the LOC121250568 gene encoding 60S ribosomal protein L27 encodes MVKFLKPNKAVILLQGRYAGRKAVIVRAFDEGTRDRPYGHCLVAGIGKYPSKVIRKDSTKKTAKKSRVKAFIKLVNFQHLMPTRYTLDVDLKDIVSAESLQSRDKKVTAAKETKKRLEERFKSGKNRWFFTKLRF; translated from the coding sequence ATGGTGAAATTCCTGAAGCCGAACAAGGCGGTGATACTCCTTCAGGGCCGGTACGCTGGCCGTAAGGCGGTGATTGTGAGGGCTTTCGACGAGGGCACCCGGGACCGCCCCTATGGTCACTGTTTGGTCGCGGGGATCGGCAAGTATCCGAGCAAAGTCATCCGCAAGGACTCCACCAAGAAGACGGCCAAGAAGTCCCGCGTCAAGGCCTTCATAAAGCTTGTAAACTTCCAGCACCTGATGCCCACGCGCTACACCCTCGACGTGGATCTCAAGGACATTGTCTCTGCCGAGTCCCTCCAGTCCAGGGATAAGAAGGTTACGGCCGCCAAGGAAACCAAGAAGAGGCTCGAGGAGCGCTTCAAGTCTGGGAAGAATAGGTGGTTCTTTACCAAGCTTAGATTTTGA
- the LOC121249826 gene encoding cysteine-rich and transmembrane domain-containing protein WIH2-like — translation MNTSSEPAAAQGPYAAQGPYVVPPPAGYPTKDDSQNRPHGPVETKSRGEGFWKGCCAALCCCCVLDACF, via the exons ATGAATACTTCAAGTGAGCCTGCAG CTGCACAAGGTCCTTATGCTGCACAAGGTCCTTATGTGGTACCACCACCGGCTGGTTATCCTACAAAAGATGACTCTCAGAATCGTCCTCACGGCCCTGTGGAAACCAAGTCAAGGGGTGAAGGGTTCTGGAAGGGATG TTGTGCTGCCTTGTGTTGCTGTTGTGTACTGGATGCATGCTTCTGA